Proteins from a genomic interval of Chryseobacterium indologenes:
- a CDS encoding AMP-binding protein translates to MLIDFNNLNINTLYFNTEFEKKVESFLKDWLTDGETVKVQTSGSTGIPKIFDIEKSKMLNSAVMTCNFLGLKEGDTALLCLPVEYISGKMMVVRSIERKLRLIITDPSLNPVKNLEDEIDFCAMTPLQVENSLDKLYLIKNLIIGGAAVSESLKDKIIHRNLGPSNRIFETYGMSETLSHIALRQLMPEPEDYFTAFQNVSVSLDERECLTIFAPKVNDEVLQTNDLVEIKNNNQFRFLGRIDNVINSGGAKIFPETLEALVKKEIPNEAVFIGIKDESLGQKLMLIIEGEESESLMKKISEIPFEKSFHKPKEIIFTSEIPRTPNGKVNRIELHKMINRN, encoded by the coding sequence ATGCTGATAGACTTCAATAATCTCAATATTAATACATTATATTTCAATACGGAATTTGAAAAAAAAGTTGAATCTTTTTTAAAAGATTGGCTTACTGATGGGGAAACGGTTAAAGTTCAGACTTCCGGTTCTACCGGTATCCCTAAAATCTTTGACATTGAGAAAAGCAAAATGCTCAATTCTGCAGTAATGACCTGCAATTTTTTAGGATTAAAAGAAGGAGATACAGCCTTGCTATGCCTGCCAGTAGAATATATCTCCGGAAAAATGATGGTAGTACGTTCAATAGAAAGAAAATTAAGATTAATAATCACAGATCCCTCTTTGAATCCTGTTAAAAATCTGGAAGATGAGATCGATTTTTGTGCCATGACTCCACTCCAGGTCGAAAACTCATTAGATAAACTTTATCTCATTAAAAATCTTATTATTGGAGGAGCTGCTGTTTCGGAAAGCCTTAAAGACAAAATTATCCATAGGAACCTTGGCCCTTCAAACCGTATCTTTGAAACCTACGGCATGTCAGAAACACTTTCTCATATTGCCTTAAGACAGCTCATGCCGGAACCGGAAGATTATTTCACCGCTTTTCAAAATGTTTCGGTTTCATTAGATGAAAGGGAATGTCTTACTATATTTGCTCCCAAAGTTAATGACGAGGTTTTACAAACTAATGATTTAGTTGAAATTAAAAATAATAATCAATTCAGGTTTTTAGGGAGGATTGATAATGTGATCAACTCAGGTGGTGCGAAAATTTTTCCCGAAACACTGGAAGCCTTAGTTAAAAAAGAAATTCCAAATGAAGCCGTATTTATTGGGATAAAAGACGAAAGTTTGGGTCAGAAATTGATGTTGATCATAGAAGGAGAGGAATCAGAATCTCTTATGAAGAAAATTTCAGAAATTCCTTTTGAAAAAAGTTTCCATAAACCCAAAGAAATTATTTTTACCAGTGAGATTCCAAGAACTCCCAACGGAAAAGTGAACAGAATAGAACTCCATAAAATGATAAATAGGAATTAA
- a CDS encoding cell wall anchor protein, producing MKKTLLIAGMAFSTFIFAQNAQGLTIHDTRSTNDLPATYNHEVKAEFKSRDIVGVPGTGIYSAMLTIAPWGDNSGNKRHQLNFNDGGIFHRNALSSDAQWGSWNKLLTQSSDGRVKIGLNDPDTTSPASLRVYSNDSTLFEIGNSIGRFQIAKVSCNGCYGGSIGDTVLRNLGNSHNIIIAQPNDGNDGGSFVGFQDGTRGIWIKFLNNGIAKFDGKIHAKEVEVKANVWADYVFEKDYQLKSLEEVEKHIADKGHLPNIPSASEVIEKGINVAEMDARLLEKIEELTLYSIEQNKKINQLQLENKILKSQSEKINQLEKQVQQLLTSQK from the coding sequence ATGAAAAAAACATTATTGATTGCCGGAATGGCATTTTCAACCTTCATTTTTGCCCAGAACGCGCAGGGCTTAACTATCCACGATACAAGGAGTACCAATGATTTACCCGCAACTTATAACCATGAAGTTAAAGCGGAATTCAAATCAAGAGATATCGTCGGAGTCCCGGGAACAGGAATCTATTCAGCAATGTTAACAATTGCTCCCTGGGGAGATAATTCAGGAAATAAGCGACATCAGCTTAATTTTAACGATGGTGGGATTTTTCACAGAAATGCATTGTCAAGTGATGCTCAATGGGGAAGCTGGAACAAACTTCTCACACAATCCAGTGATGGAAGAGTAAAGATTGGTTTGAATGACCCAGATACAACCTCACCTGCATCATTAAGGGTTTATAGTAATGACAGTACACTTTTCGAAATAGGAAATTCAATAGGAAGATTTCAGATTGCTAAAGTGAGTTGTAATGGATGCTATGGGGGATCAATCGGAGATACTGTTTTAAGAAATCTTGGAAATTCCCATAACATTATTATTGCTCAGCCTAATGATGGTAATGATGGAGGATCGTTTGTAGGATTTCAGGATGGTACACGCGGAATCTGGATTAAATTCCTGAATAACGGAATTGCCAAATTCGATGGTAAAATTCATGCTAAAGAAGTTGAGGTAAAAGCCAATGTATGGGCAGATTATGTATTTGAGAAAGACTATCAGTTAAAATCTTTGGAAGAAGTTGAAAAACATATTGCAGATAAAGGACATCTTCCTAATATTCCATCAGCTTCCGAAGTCATCGAAAAAGGAATCAATGTAGCGGAAATGGACGCCAGACTTCTTGAAAAAATAGAAGAACTTACCCTGTATTCAATTGAGCAAAATAAAAAAATAAATCAGCTGCAACTAGAGAACAAAATCCTGAAATCTCAGTCTGAAAAGATTAATCAGTTAGAGAAACAGGTCCAGCAGCTATTGACCTCTCAAAAATAA
- the arfB gene encoding aminoacyl-tRNA hydrolase, translating into MKNFSKELSFKTSRSSGAGGQNVNKVETAVTVLWNVQASEFFNEDEKVLIQNKLKNRINADGFLFLTVSESRTQLMNKNKAIEKITEIVQKALIVPKKRTATKPSKAQKQKRLDSKKKLSDKKENRRFKF; encoded by the coding sequence ATGAAAAATTTTTCAAAAGAACTCAGTTTTAAAACTTCCAGAAGCAGCGGAGCTGGCGGGCAGAATGTCAATAAAGTAGAAACTGCTGTTACTGTACTTTGGAATGTTCAGGCATCAGAATTTTTTAATGAAGATGAAAAGGTATTGATCCAAAATAAATTAAAAAACAGAATCAATGCTGACGGGTTCCTGTTTCTGACGGTTTCTGAAAGCAGAACCCAGCTGATGAATAAAAATAAAGCCATTGAAAAAATAACAGAGATCGTACAAAAAGCATTGATTGTTCCTAAAAAGAGAACCGCAACAAAACCTTCCAAGGCACAAAAGCAAAAAAGACTAGATAGTAAAAAGAAACTTTCCGATAAAAAGGAAAACAGAAGATTTAAATTTTAA
- a CDS encoding VCBS repeat-containing protein — protein sequence MKYISSLMLSLCSVLGFSQTILYQAETASRTVQDPQTVVMAQGFRAAGNVSNPFVAKIGPATENPGGGPTNSGAGATNPSGTSAPDQQSFHDTKGKIEVNGGGQLQFTLPIALPPGVKSVAPQLNLIYTSGSGNGMAGYGWNLMGITSISRMGKNIDKDKEAKEIKMDYSDYYSFNGQRLILKSGEYGKDGAEYVTEKFSNLKIKSLGTRNGVEGPMLFHVTFEDGSQAWYGDTVSDPGHASAARTTMEYNMVKWMDAQGNYITYEYEKNAAVPTQTSTSGEVTKIKTVKWGGNEKLNKPHFNEIQFNYNLDRTVKELSYHQGYYYNQDKLLTEIIVKANSSVFKSYKIAYTNNNTSYQFVDTITETNASGESANPIKFDRKIDNSTIKGNEISNNLNLDNKNISDFDGDGNLDLLYYQTARDGYYECLDYDDYGRCEREGDYIEGTVAGTYITYNNFFGANPIKVSDLNLTGALAINATLANDKMRPVKSLYTHKVESNQIKFDKYVLDNTQYVLNQTKLVPSSLYDKTYVQPRDNPMDGYYEIKSYVQEFRDVDVNGDGLSEVLFSVENMTTIYPYTGPVIDPVTGQIGFPDPSTTQPQSSSQYDFYILNPNTSINDAYLVGSGPRDLLKEGIAMDFDGDGKENLVEVTRNWVNSNFFVVNSEGKYEMQTNYIGFDGEKAGMVFGDFNGDGKMDFMVPQGVETSNWKLYMNPGQILPAGSSALTFRVQDFNNFSSYTKDPKIVDQTYQRQAAIWHFAKDLNGDGKSDLVRFESQIFKAHKCCKDIDSRRGFKIMESTGVDANGNIKFETKYEEDLWNMYSEIDSHWIPMNVSLRINKEENHFFVKVENHLYRYSYYDVKNRERIYAINQGGIKTEIVYNEIDANDTATAKFYKPTTVQTYPYVQVEHMPQNFIVTQLKEEGRKQDFKYRDLIINLHGKGVMGYRQAARSTWYADGFENTKIWSGAEIDPLNDGVTLKEWSIKTNDDNKVFPTNISENNNELLNFKSISYQKDELLNGQVIAGNSGADKAKIVTARVPKTTLTKEFLTGVTNSSTITYGDYYLPAQVVSNINNNYGITTSNFEYDHNPSGTNSDYFIGRSKSKTDKIQAYGDTKSAKVEYTYNGNLLKSSKTWNRDNSEYVLNTYDYDGFGNVVKKVVGNSVDAITQTTMSVYDPKGRFVIKKTDNLGLETTIDYNNWGQITLQTDPLGNTLENTYDSWGKLLKSKTNLGGTTTYQYTRDTNSNIAIIQYDADGNISKKYTNKLGQEYKKVTKAFGVNKYIAVYTVYDKLGRKIRETEPYFDQASEELPANIQWNVNTYDDTVYPTKVTTTGLAKVDGQGLITSFTGKKMESYISGNITSVKEVNGYGRTTTKTTDALGKVVSTTDKGGTVIFSYNAVGEQIKAQYAENIVTTKYDNWGRKSELNDPSNGVYKYEYNGFGQPKKTISPKGTKEFTYNNFGQLITQKEISTVDGGQATDKTITYTYDNKGRVISKNGTSKGKTYGSTATYDPQGRLLATSESSNDKYFIQKGITYDEKDRIVSYEKSLYSSGVLTKVNVENVYNDWNGELYQIKDKNSGKILWELKDTNERGQILSAKLGAAVIGNTYDVNGFLTKVNHSSQVKSGILDLGYTFDGVRNELKSRRTTGDFNIIEEFTYDDNNRLVSWTDPVTGTKPNNRNVYDAKGRILENDQVGIIKYGNTAKIYQPTGMTLNAAGTQNYNNDLIQTVVYNENNDPVFIDGEKGDVAFQYGLTKMRQRVTFGGNFSADSDGKFTKFYSEDGSFEVVKDNTTGKEKHVLYIGGTPYESNIVYLKNYNETGGSYKFLHKDYLGSILAISDEAGNKLEQRHFDAWGNFTHLQIGTGAIITDKNIINAASLLLERGYTSHEHFAEVGIIHMNGRLYDPLLRRFLNADENIQDPTNTQNYNKYGYVLNNPLMFNDPTGEELVTLFAISMAAIVKAIIIGAAVGLAAYTLSLAVTGNFDQWNLLGAFKATFTGAISGAVTFGIGSLFSGAGGCITAAAQMIKETVGQIGFVMIQAGTHAIAQGILSSVQGENFLASAASGFLGSLGAAAFGAIAKDFAQKAAGQILFGAISGGIGSELAGGNFWQGAIIGGIVAGLNHTMHDQNPFGFGDDDDDDKIISKLTPAQRKQLEQIKSGTSLTKDMLEETGLGKILDNWVEKTPLGKNLKVSALDYLEMGGTIYYDHKLTQFNGITKNEFKFRFVKTTSKGLITAHFGSLAATAVGAEYGATVGGWVGAAVGIGIGFYMDQTYFRAIKYFDNFMTRFGGYIQRQAVYNMHRGF from the coding sequence ATGAAATATATTTCGTCATTGATGCTGTCCTTGTGTTCAGTATTGGGCTTTTCGCAGACCATACTCTACCAGGCAGAAACGGCATCCCGGACGGTTCAGGATCCACAAACGGTGGTCATGGCCCAAGGGTTTCGAGCCGCGGGGAATGTTTCCAATCCCTTTGTAGCCAAGATAGGCCCGGCTACAGAAAATCCGGGTGGCGGCCCCACCAATTCAGGTGCCGGAGCCACTAATCCAAGTGGAACGTCCGCTCCGGATCAACAAAGTTTTCACGATACCAAAGGTAAAATTGAAGTAAACGGAGGCGGTCAGCTTCAATTTACTTTGCCTATTGCATTGCCTCCGGGTGTGAAATCTGTAGCCCCTCAATTAAACCTGATCTATACGAGTGGTTCCGGAAACGGAATGGCCGGATATGGCTGGAATTTAATGGGAATTACGTCCATTTCCAGAATGGGAAAGAATATCGACAAAGACAAGGAAGCTAAGGAAATCAAAATGGACTATTCAGATTACTACAGCTTCAACGGTCAGCGATTGATCTTAAAGTCGGGAGAATATGGGAAAGACGGTGCAGAATATGTCACTGAGAAATTTTCGAATCTTAAAATCAAATCTTTAGGAACCCGAAATGGAGTAGAGGGGCCAATGCTTTTCCACGTTACCTTTGAAGATGGCTCTCAGGCCTGGTATGGTGACACAGTATCAGATCCCGGACATGCGAGTGCAGCGAGAACTACCATGGAGTATAACATGGTAAAATGGATGGATGCCCAGGGTAATTATATTACTTATGAATATGAAAAAAATGCTGCTGTACCTACACAAACTTCAACATCAGGAGAAGTAACAAAAATTAAAACCGTTAAATGGGGAGGAAATGAAAAATTGAACAAACCTCATTTTAATGAAATTCAATTTAATTATAACCTGGACAGGACTGTAAAGGAACTTTCGTATCACCAGGGATATTATTATAATCAGGATAAACTTCTGACTGAAATTATTGTTAAAGCAAATTCTTCGGTTTTTAAAAGCTATAAAATCGCCTATACCAATAATAACACCAGTTATCAGTTTGTAGATACCATCACGGAAACCAATGCCAGTGGAGAATCTGCCAATCCGATTAAGTTTGACAGAAAAATTGATAATTCAACGATTAAAGGGAATGAAATTTCCAATAACTTGAATTTAGATAATAAGAATATTTCTGATTTTGACGGTGACGGAAATCTGGACTTATTATATTATCAAACAGCAAGAGATGGATATTATGAATGTCTGGATTACGATGATTATGGACGTTGTGAAAGAGAAGGGGATTATATTGAAGGTACTGTTGCAGGAACATATATAACCTATAATAACTTCTTCGGAGCGAATCCGATAAAAGTTTCCGATCTTAACCTTACAGGTGCTTTAGCGATTAATGCTACCTTGGCCAATGATAAGATGAGACCGGTGAAGTCTTTGTATACCCATAAGGTAGAATCCAATCAGATTAAATTTGATAAATATGTTCTTGATAACACGCAATACGTTCTGAATCAGACAAAGTTGGTTCCCTCATCATTATATGATAAAACATACGTGCAGCCAAGAGATAACCCTATGGACGGTTATTATGAAATAAAATCTTATGTTCAGGAATTCAGGGATGTAGATGTAAACGGAGACGGGCTTTCAGAAGTTTTGTTTTCGGTAGAGAACATGACTACTATATACCCTTATACCGGCCCGGTTATTGATCCTGTAACCGGACAAATAGGATTTCCTGATCCAAGTACTACTCAGCCACAATCATCCAGTCAATATGATTTTTATATCCTTAATCCTAATACATCAATAAATGATGCATATTTGGTGGGATCCGGACCAAGAGATCTTTTAAAAGAAGGAATCGCCATGGATTTTGATGGAGACGGAAAGGAAAATTTGGTGGAAGTAACAAGAAACTGGGTGAATAGCAATTTCTTTGTAGTTAATAGTGAAGGTAAGTATGAAATGCAAACCAATTATATTGGCTTTGACGGAGAAAAAGCAGGGATGGTTTTTGGAGACTTCAACGGAGATGGTAAGATGGACTTTATGGTTCCTCAGGGAGTTGAAACTTCCAACTGGAAATTATACATGAACCCGGGACAAATACTTCCTGCAGGTAGTAGTGCACTAACCTTCAGAGTACAGGATTTTAATAATTTTTCTTCCTATACGAAAGATCCTAAGATTGTAGATCAAACGTACCAGAGACAGGCCGCCATCTGGCATTTCGCCAAAGATTTGAATGGTGACGGGAAGAGTGATTTAGTTCGTTTTGAATCCCAGATTTTTAAAGCTCACAAATGTTGTAAGGACATAGATTCTAGAAGAGGTTTCAAAATTATGGAATCAACGGGAGTTGATGCCAACGGGAATATCAAATTTGAAACCAAATACGAAGAAGATTTATGGAATATGTACTCCGAAATTGATTCTCATTGGATTCCGATGAATGTATCACTTCGTATCAATAAAGAAGAAAATCATTTTTTTGTAAAGGTTGAAAATCACTTGTATCGTTACAGCTATTATGATGTAAAAAACAGAGAAAGAATTTATGCCATTAACCAAGGAGGTATCAAGACTGAAATTGTATATAATGAAATTGACGCCAATGATACAGCAACAGCTAAGTTTTATAAACCAACCACAGTTCAGACCTATCCATATGTTCAGGTGGAACATATGCCACAAAACTTTATTGTTACCCAGCTTAAGGAGGAAGGAAGAAAACAGGATTTCAAATACAGGGACCTGATTATAAATCTTCACGGGAAAGGAGTAATGGGATACAGACAGGCAGCCCGCTCTACCTGGTATGCAGACGGTTTTGAAAATACCAAAATATGGTCAGGAGCAGAAATAGATCCTTTAAATGATGGGGTAACCCTTAAAGAATGGTCTATCAAAACCAATGACGATAATAAGGTATTCCCTACAAATATTTCTGAAAACAACAATGAGCTTCTCAATTTTAAATCGATAAGTTATCAGAAAGATGAGTTGTTAAACGGACAGGTCATTGCAGGAAATAGTGGAGCAGACAAAGCAAAAATTGTCACAGCAAGGGTTCCTAAAACTACATTGACTAAAGAATTTTTGACAGGGGTAACCAATTCAAGTACGATTACTTATGGTGATTATTATCTTCCAGCACAGGTTGTATCTAACATCAATAATAATTATGGAATTACAACTTCGAATTTCGAGTATGATCATAATCCGTCAGGTACAAATTCTGATTATTTCATTGGCCGCTCAAAATCCAAAACAGATAAGATCCAGGCCTATGGAGATACCAAGTCAGCAAAAGTTGAATATACATACAATGGAAACTTATTAAAATCATCTAAAACCTGGAACAGGGATAATTCCGAATATGTCCTGAATACTTATGATTATGATGGCTTTGGTAATGTGGTTAAAAAGGTTGTTGGTAACAGTGTAGATGCGATCACACAAACTACAATGTCAGTATATGATCCTAAAGGAAGATTCGTTATTAAGAAAACTGATAACCTGGGATTGGAAACCACTATTGATTATAACAATTGGGGGCAAATTACATTACAAACCGATCCCCTTGGAAATACCCTTGAAAATACCTACGATAGTTGGGGAAAACTCTTAAAATCTAAAACCAATCTTGGAGGTACTACCACCTATCAATATACAAGAGATACTAATTCCAATATTGCAATTATCCAATATGATGCTGACGGAAATATTTCAAAGAAATATACCAACAAACTTGGTCAGGAATATAAAAAAGTAACAAAAGCTTTTGGAGTTAATAAATACATTGCAGTATATACCGTATATGATAAATTAGGAAGAAAGATCCGTGAAACAGAGCCTTATTTTGATCAGGCATCAGAAGAATTGCCTGCTAATATTCAATGGAATGTTAATACCTACGATGATACTGTTTATCCTACAAAGGTTACCACTACAGGATTAGCCAAGGTTGATGGCCAGGGGCTTATTACTTCATTTACAGGAAAAAAAATGGAGTCTTATATCTCTGGAAATATTACTTCCGTAAAAGAAGTTAACGGGTATGGAAGAACCACTACCAAAACTACAGACGCATTAGGAAAAGTAGTTTCTACAACAGACAAAGGTGGAACTGTTATCTTCTCATACAATGCGGTAGGAGAACAAATTAAAGCACAATACGCTGAAAATATTGTCACTACAAAATATGACAATTGGGGGCGTAAGTCAGAACTTAATGATCCTTCCAACGGAGTATACAAATATGAATACAACGGATTTGGACAGCCTAAGAAAACCATCAGTCCAAAAGGAACTAAAGAATTTACTTACAATAACTTCGGTCAGCTTATTACACAAAAAGAAATCTCTACCGTCGATGGGGGCCAGGCTACCGATAAAACCATTACGTATACCTATGATAATAAAGGAAGGGTAATTTCCAAAAATGGAACTTCAAAAGGGAAAACATATGGTTCTACAGCAACATATGATCCACAGGGAAGACTTTTGGCTACATCGGAAAGCAGTAACGATAAGTATTTTATCCAGAAAGGAATTACTTATGATGAAAAAGATAGGATTGTTTCTTACGAAAAAAGCTTATACTCTTCAGGAGTACTGACAAAAGTAAATGTTGAAAATGTCTATAATGACTGGAACGGGGAATTGTATCAGATCAAAGATAAAAATTCAGGAAAGATCTTATGGGAATTGAAAGATACCAATGAAAGAGGGCAGATTCTTAGTGCCAAGCTAGGGGCAGCTGTTATTGGTAATACTTATGATGTTAATGGATTCTTAACAAAAGTAAATCATTCTTCACAGGTTAAATCAGGAATTCTGGATTTAGGATATACTTTCGATGGAGTAAGAAATGAGCTGAAAAGCAGAAGAACTACAGGTGATTTTAATATCATTGAAGAATTCACCTATGACGACAATAACAGACTGGTAAGCTGGACAGATCCTGTAACAGGGACTAAACCTAATAACCGAAATGTTTACGACGCCAAAGGAAGAATCCTGGAAAATGATCAGGTAGGTATCATAAAATATGGAAATACTGCTAAGATCTATCAACCAACAGGAATGACATTAAATGCGGCCGGAACTCAGAATTATAATAATGACCTGATTCAAACTGTAGTTTATAATGAGAATAATGACCCGGTATTTATTGATGGAGAAAAAGGAGATGTAGCCTTTCAGTATGGTCTTACAAAAATGAGACAACGAGTTACCTTTGGAGGAAATTTCTCGGCAGACAGCGATGGGAAGTTTACAAAGTTTTACAGTGAAGACGGAAGCTTTGAAGTGGTAAAAGATAACACAACCGGTAAAGAGAAACATGTTCTTTATATCGGAGGAACACCATATGAAAGTAACATTGTTTATTTGAAAAACTATAATGAAACCGGAGGCTCATATAAATTCTTGCATAAAGATTATCTTGGAAGTATCCTAGCCATCAGTGATGAGGCAGGAAATAAATTAGAGCAGAGACATTTCGACGCTTGGGGTAATTTTACTCATTTACAGATAGGTACAGGAGCTATTATCACAGATAAAAATATTATCAATGCTGCTTCCTTATTATTGGAAAGAGGCTATACTAGCCACGAACATTTTGCAGAAGTAGGAATTATTCACATGAACGGCAGATTGTATGATCCGTTATTAAGAAGATTCTTAAATGCAGATGAAAATATTCAGGATCCGACCAATACACAGAACTACAACAAATATGGATATGTATTGAATAATCCTTTAATGTTTAATGACCCTACAGGGGAGGAACTTGTAACGTTATTTGCAATTTCTATGGCAGCTATTGTAAAAGCTATTATTATTGGAGCAGCTGTAGGACTGGCGGCATATACGTTAAGTCTGGCTGTCACTGGTAATTTTGATCAATGGAATTTACTGGGAGCCTTTAAGGCCACCTTTACCGGAGCCATATCAGGAGCTGTTACCTTTGGAATAGGGAGTTTATTCTCCGGTGCAGGCGGATGTATTACAGCGGCCGCGCAAATGATTAAAGAAACTGTTGGACAAATCGGTTTTGTGATGATTCAGGCGGGCACGCACGCTATTGCACAAGGGATCTTAAGTTCTGTACAGGGAGAAAACTTTCTGGCTTCAGCAGCATCAGGTTTCTTAGGAAGCTTAGGAGCAGCAGCATTTGGAGCTATTGCGAAAGATTTTGCACAAAAAGCAGCTGGTCAGATACTATTTGGAGCCATCTCCGGTGGAATAGGATCGGAGCTTGCTGGCGGAAACTTCTGGCAGGGCGCTATTATTGGAGGAATTGTTGCCGGATTAAATCATACCATGCACGATCAGAATCCGTTTGGCTTTGGAGATGATGACGATGATGATAAAATTATCAGCAAATTAACTCCTGCTCAGAGAAAGCAGCTAGAACAGATTAAATCCGGTACTTCATTAACAAAAGATATGCTTGAAGAAACAGGATTAGGTAAAATTTTAGATAACTGGGTGGAAAAAACGCCTCTCGGAAAAAATTTAAAAGTAAGTGCCCTTGATTATTTAGAAATGGGTGGTACTATTTATTATGATCACAAATTGACTCAGTTTAACGGAATCACTAAAAATGAATTTAAATTCAGATTTGTTAAAACCACTTCTAAAGGTCTTATTACAGCACATTTTGGTAGTTTGGCAGCAACAGCTGTTGGTGCCGAGTATGGTGCTACAGTAGGAGGCTGGGTTGGAGCTGCTGTTGGAATAGGAATCGGATTCTATATGGATCAAACGTATTTTAGAGCTATTAAATATTTTGATAACTTTATGACTCGTTTTGGTGGTTACATACAGAGGCAAGCTGTTTATAATATGCATAGAGGATTTTAA